AGCCTTCAAAATGTGCACAACACTCAATTGCAAGTTCTTTTACACAAAAATTGCTAACAAAACAGGTGCAATTTCTGGCTTCAAAGTATACAAACAATAAAAATGTTACACATTTCTAATTCCAAAATTACACCAAATATTTTACATGTATGCCTACACCCATTTGCCATTCTGCCACACCCATCTGTACATTTATAAACCTAAAAGTGTACATCAACACTTCCATATAGTTTCTTGAATCAAACTAGCCAAACTGCACATTTCTTAAGAAAAAATAAATTAAGCCAGTTTAGATTTCAGAAAGTGCAACTATCCATATTCGCATGTTTTTACTCCTAAAGTTACAGGATTTTACAATGAGCAAACTAATAAAGTTACAGGATTTTACAATGAGCAAACTAAAAAATTCTACTAACTACTCGAAGCTCTTTCAAATGCAAAGACATAACTTCTTTGGTTTTAGACTTTTAGTAAATAAAGCATTCTAGTCTAAGACTCCTCACGTGAAAAGAGACCGAATACAACCTTGACAGAATAATGCTCCCTCTGTATCAAAATACTAGACATTTTTTGACACTATGATAGTATCAAAAAGCATCTTATATTTTGATacggagggagtaggtacagATAGAAACACAGAGAAGAGATTGCACGGGAATCACAGCACAAATAATAAAGATTGAAGGGTTCGTGACCTAAGCACACCAGCATAGCATAAGCCGGAGTTGGGATTATTTTGTCTAATTTGTATACAACAATCCTTTACTTATCTTGTTTCTACTAGGATTATATCCAAAAAGCACGCACGTCAAAATCCTTGACATCGCTGGGTGTGAGGTAGGATCGACCAGGCCAGTACGGCGCATAGCGGGTTGTGAGGTATGACCGACTAGACCAGAGCGGCGCGGCCACGAGCTCGCCGTTCCTGTTGTACCTGATGCGGCACATGGTCACGCGGAGCAGGcagtcgtcgccgtcgccgtcggcttTGGAGCGGCTGGAGCTGACACCCTTGCGCAGGGCCCGCTCGACCAGGCAAAACGTGCCTCTGCCACCGGTGTGGAGGAGCACAGCACGCCCCGTACTCTTAAGCTTGGGCTCCAGGAACGTCAGCTTCTCTGCGGCAAGACTCCAGCGAGGCACCGGCGGCGGGCAGACTCCGTCAACCAGCTTCTCCCTTTCCACctcttcatcctcctcctcgccttCATCCTCCTCTTCATCGGTcccttcatcctcctcctcttcctcctccttcctGAGGTCCGGGACGTCATAGGAGCAGAGGTGCTCGTGCTCGTCGTTGCGGTAGCCTTGGCCGTCGCGGGCGGCGTGGGTCTTCCCGACCCACGCGCCCAGGTCACTGTCGTAGTGCGCCTGGCCTTCGAACGGAAGGTACCAGGTGCCGTACTGCGTCCAGCACTCCCACTCGCTCTGCGTGTCCAGCGCGAAGGTCCCCAGCTGCCGCACGCTCCACCGCTCTGGATCCTTCTTCTCAGCCTCTTGCTCCGGGTCCTCCTCCACGAAGCTGGTGCGGTAGTCGCCGGAGCGGCGCCTGACGGAGACGAAGATGGTGCGCCCGTCCGGGTGCAAAGCGCACGCCGACACGTAGCTGTCCTTGTAGGGGGTGAAGGGCTCTGTGGGGCCGCGGCCGACCTCCCAGTGGGGCACGGCATACTCGTCCAGGTTGAGCATGCTGCTGCTCTTGGAATCCAAGGTGTACAGATTGTTGCCTGCGGCCACGGCGTGGTGGCAGCAACCATCTCCGTGCGGGGGGTCTCTGTTGCCGGTGCGCAGCGTCGCCGTCTCCGTGTCATACACGAGGGTTAGGCCGTCGCCGTCGTCTGTGGTGACGACCACGTTGCTGCCCAGGGCGTGGAAGCCTGGGTTTGTGCCGATCGAGCGGGAGTCGAAGCGGAGGATCGGATCGGGGAGGCGCCGCGGCTCCACGCctccgtcgtcgccgccgccaacCAGCTCCACCGAGCTGATCTTATGCAGGGAGAAGCCGTGCTTCCAGTCATCCAGAACCACATAcagatgccgccgccgccgctcctgtTTCGCGCCGCAGCTGTTGCACAAGTGCGGCCCTGTTCCGGCGGGCACCGGCGGTGATTTACCGGCGTCCGCCGAGGCGTATGCACGTGATGTACCGCCCAGTACAAGGGAGTGCCGGTGTGCGGATGCAGGGCGCCGGAGACGGGAGAGAAGCGCAAGCGGCGGCAGAGATCGAGCGAGCCACATTGTGTGCGTGTGTAGCTCGCTAGGGTTCTGGGTGAGGTTCGTTTCGGTTTATTATCCTGTTTTATTAAGGGTAAATGGCCTATATGTTAGCCCAGCTTTGTTTACGTAGTAATCTTGGCCCAAAAGTACGTACTGCCTCAATTAGTTAAACTTTGATCATAAATTAGACCAACCAAATGATATCATAAATTACACTAACCAAATGCACCTAAAAAGGAACATTAGACCAACCAAATTTAGATTATAGTAATATATGAAAACATTTATACCATTCGATTCGTATTAAAAGAAGTTGTAATAATATATAATTTTGAAGTCACAAAACTATACACTATAGGTCTAATTTGTTGGAATGGAGGGACAATGTAAAGTCATGAATTCATGATCTGGACCTGGTCCATATCATCTAGACTCCAAGGTTTAGCAAAACTACGTCACTTAATTTTTCAAAAGTTACAGAAAAAAATCATGCATAAAAAAAAATAGAAGTCCACTTTACAACACCGAACTATTCCGTTTGTCAAATTTGACCTAAACAATTTCAGCCACTTTTGGTCAAAACATTTCTAGCAATAAAAGTATCTAGAAAATCTTGACATAATTCTATAAAATCAAGACTAATATAATGGTCATTTTGTGAAACATTCAAATGTTTATGccaaacaaatttaaaaataccACAAAATTACAATTTCAGACCTTTTTtggcaaaaaaaattcaaaaaatgtaaGTATTGTAAAAATTTGGATACAATTCTCTAAAAATCAAGAATAGATACTGATAACGTTATGCAAGTTTGTGATATTTTGCCTGGACAGATTTTAAAAACCTGTCAAGAAAAAGAACTATCCAGAAAAATTGAAATAACTTTTGTGAACTAAAGGATAATATATTGATCATATTGCGAAAGTTTTAGATGTTTTGGTCACAAAGATTTTAAAATATCCTAAAATTATAATTTTTTCTATCCTTTTTATTAACTTTTTTCTGTCCTAGTTTAGTCCATGTGCTGACGCCGTTGCTGATTGGGATGCTGACTAGGTGGTCAATGGGTCATAATCCGACATGCTCACCAAAATCAGGGCCAGAATTTTTTTTCCGGAGTCCGGCGTTGATTCGTAGCCGGTTTTAGAGTTGAGGCTTCATTCTTTGACAAACCGAATAGTTGAGGGTTTTAAGTTGACTTCTCTATAGAATAGATAATATAACACATAAAACATCAAGTAGGTTGCAAAATTCCCTCTACAAAACTATTGCCGGTTATTTCCCAACGAAGATCAAGCCGTGGAACCTAGTCTATAATTTGaacaaattaaaaaaaatatTCGACATAATAATAGCTAAAATTATGTGAAAATTTGGCCAGAAACTGTATTACATACATGAGCAGTTATTCACATATTTTGAAAGGATGTGGGACTTACACATCTTAGTGACCCTGCTAAGTCTGTACATATTAGCACATGGCCTGTGTAACTTCCCAACGAGGAAGCCTAACAAGAAATGAGATTCATAACGTAGACTAATTTTTGTTTAGCGATAACAACCTAGACTAAAGTTTCTTCAAAAAAGACAAACCCAACTAGCTCGACTAGCTCACCCCGAAAAAGACTAGGTCGACTACGTGAAACTATTGATTACGATTGTGTGAGTAACACTTAATGGTACACGAGATGTTGCAATGTGTCTCGAATTGGGGTGTTTACTTACGTGAAAATAGTATACAATTTTCTTTACTAGGCACATAGACAATTAGAGAAATTCGACTAAAATTCAGACACACAATTATGTGGAAAAAATATAGATTACGAATGTGTGGGTAACACTTTGCTAGCAACTGCTAATTAAATGGGAGATAATCACTTTGAATAAATTGTTTCTTGGCTATAGATAGTAACGAGGTAACTGTATTCCATGGACGCCGTACATTTTTCTTGGCTATAGATAGTAACGAGGTAACTGTATTCCATGGACGCCGTCCATGAATGCCTGCCCATGCGTCATCTATGTATTTTTCTATCATCCATGCATACAAAGTTACAAACACACGCTCTCAATCAGCTCACCCCTAGGCCGTATCGGAGCCGCCGGGTTTGATTGCTGCCTAGTTCTTGCAGCACAAGCGTGACACATATATAAAAATCTGACACTCCCCACCGCTTCTGGCATGTACACACACTTGCACCAGCCAGTGGCCAACCGAGCTGTGTACGATGAGAACGCTCGCGGTTGTGTCCGTGCTAGCCACGGCGGCCATGGCCATCGCCTGCGCGCACGCCGCACAGTGCGGTTCACAGGCCGGCCGGGCGACCTGCCCGAACTGCCTCTGCTGCAGCCGCTTCGGCTGGTGCGGCTCTACCCTAGAGTACTGTGGCGACGGCTGCCAGAGCCAGTGCTCTGGCTGCGGCACGCCCGACCCCTCTGGTGGTGGCGTTTCCTCCATCATCTCCCGCTCACTCTTTGACCGGATGCTGCTGCACCGCAACAACGGGGCGTGCCAAGCTAAGGGATTCTACACCTACGACGCCTTCCTAGCGGCCGCGGCCGCCTTTCCAGGGTTCGGCACCACAAGCAGCACCGCCACCCGAAAGCGTGAGGTGGCCGCCTTCCTAGCACAGACCTCCCATGAGACCACCGGCGGGTGGGCTACAGCCCCAAACGGGCCCTACGCGTGGGGCTATTGCTTCAAACAGGAGCGCGCTAAGTCCAACTACTGCACCCCAAGCGTGATATGGCCATGTGCCCCTGGAAGACGCTACTATGGCCGAGGGCCCATCCAGCTCTCTCACAACTATAACTATGGGCCGGCGGGCCGCGGCATCGGGGCTGACCTGCTAGGCAACCCGGGCTTGGTGGCCACAGACTCGACCGTGTCATTCAAGACGGCAATTTGGTTCTGGATGACAGCGCAGCCACCCAAGCCCTCGAGCCACGCGGTCATAACGGGCCACTGGAATCCTTCAGCAGCGGACCGGGTTGCGGGGCGAGTGCCTGGCTTCGATGTGATCACCAACATCGTCAACGGCGGGAAGGAGTGCGGGCATGGGTATGATAAGCGTGTTTCTGACCGGATCGGGTTTTACAAGCGCTACTGCCACATCCTTGGCGTCACCCACGGTGACAGCCTTGACTGCTACAACCAGGAGCATTTTCCTATAAATTTTTCTTGAGATATTTATTTATTACTCCCTTCATCCTAAAATAAGTATTAGCTATTTTTTCTTGAGATATTATTTATTACTTCCCCCATCCTAAAATAAGTATAGCTGATTTAGTACAACTATACTAAATCAGCTACATTTATTTTAGGACGGAGGGGGTATAAAAGATTTAGAAATATAATCCTAAAACAAGATATTTCAACGGCCAGGCGCGATACACACACCATTGTGGGTTACTCGTTGTGCGCCATGGGTCTATAGTTTCCAATGCAAATGATTAGGCCCGGCTTCCTCTTCCGTGCATGATGTCATCAAGCCCACTGTTTTACGAGCGACGCCGTAGCGCTCCTCCACGCCAGGCGTCACACTGAGCATGCTAAGAGCATGCCATCGCATGCAGCCATACCGCACATTGCGACTTTGGCCTTAGACTCGCCCAACTTCGTTTTTAGGTAGCGCCGGTCTACTCGCACAGCTTGGCGAGCTTGTTAACCCTTCTTTTTGACCCCATCGGTACTCTTGCGGCATGACTGGTTACTCATTCTTTTTTTTTTACTTCTTACACGTGTGGCCCAATGGAGGGCTGAAACACGGCATGGACTAAGTTCTGCAGTTTGTTTTGTAGCCTGCCACATATCGCTGTTGAAATTCATGTCTGCTGCTTGGTTACCTTCAACCGTGGCATGAGGGTGAGCAGATGGAAACCATAAGTGTTTGGCTGTGTGCAATGGGATGTTCTCCTTACCCCTTCAAATTCGGCGAGCTTACCACCTCCATTTTACACAACAACCTTAAAGAGTATACAATTTTTTTTTACTAGGACACGTAGACAGTTAGAGAAATTCGACTAAAATTCAGACATACAATTATGTGGAAAAAATATAGATTATGAATGTGTGGGTAACACTTTGCTAGCTACCGCTAATTAAATGGAAGATAATCACTTTGCATAAATTGTTTCTTGGCTATAGATAGTAACGAGGTAACTGTATTCCATGTTTTAATAATGATCAGTTGCAGCCCAACTAATTTAGTAATCTTGGGCCAAAACTATGTAAAGTCATTACTTGAACCCTGAACGAAATTACAATTTCAGGGCCTTTTTTGGGCAAATTTTATCATAATAAACAAAGTATCTACAAATTTTGAAACAATTATGTAAAGTTAGAATAATATACTGGTAATTCTAGGAATATTTGAGATAATCCGCTCATGCCCATTTTTCCTACAACAGTAAAGTTTTCGGCCAGTAGAATTTGCATATGATCTCGGATGGAGATGACCCCAAAAATAAATTTATCCGCTTCGACGAGAACAACTTTCATGCTGAACGTTTTTTGATTCAAGGTAGTATTGAGGGTATTTTGGTCAGTTTGTATCTTTTGAAGCAGAGAAAACTCTGAATATTTGCCCGGATGTGCAGGTTCCAAGCCGGATGATTGCTGGGATGTCCGGGTTCCAACCCAAAACATTTGGCCACAACTTTCTACCTACTATCGTCTTCCTGGATAATACTCTGGACGTCCGGGCCAAGGCCGGACGTCAGGTCATATGCTACTGCAGCGCATAGTTTTGACCGTGTCTTCTGCATACATCCTTGGATGAAGACAATCCAAACGTCAAAATCTTCTGTTTTGACGATACAAAGATTATTCATGTTAAAATCTTTTCATTTGAGGTCATTTTAATTGCGTTTATGCCATGCCATAATCTTGTGTCAACAAGTGGTTCGCTAATATTGTCACAACTTCTCCATAGGAGCTTCGTTTTGGACCACCTTTATATCTATTTTGGTCTTCTCAGAAAGGGCCATCCAATGGTGACTTCCAGTCATAAGTTCaactagcacatatgcccatGTGTTGCAACGGGAGAGAAAGAGATAATTGACGTGTCCACTGAAATATCAGTCAATACGGCCCAACGGCATCCAGATTGTGCCCGTCCATGGCAGAGAGGCGCACGCTGAGGCCTAGCAGACATTCATATCAGTAGTACATTAAGAAGCATGCTACACATACAATATTTTTGGTATGGTTTTTGTATGACTATTCTGATCTTCAAGAGCCTAATTTAAAAAAAACAATCATACCAAGGCATTATTTGTAGTTGAAGCAATGTTTGGAATTCACACCAAGTCGTGAGAAAAATCTCAATAAAAGGATTCTATTAAATGAGTTTTAGGCCATCTCTGCATACACTTGAAGATTAATAACAAAATTGTCTACATATGAGCGAAACGACCATAATTCATTGCATGCAACTTGATGCTCACATAGCGCTTCTCACCTTTCTGTTTGTGTTATTTCTGTTGCACATAACGGTCACACACTGCGCAACAACACATATAAGCGTACCCCTCCTACATCCCTTGGTATTAGTTTCTTTTCATTATTGCATTGCATGCATGCCATGCCCTTAGTATTAATACCAATTCCTTTGCATTATTCTCTCCTTcatatttttgttgaatcttccGTTCCTTTTTTATCCCCACTGGTCACACATTTTATTCTCTCCTTCCTTTGTTACTCCTATATGCCCATTGAAACCGATCATTCATACTCGGTCCGATTCTTATAGGCCCTCCTAAAATACTTCATATATGTAGAGGTTATATTCTGTGTGAGCATTTTCCAAAATACACCATAgcattaattagtttaattaaggtTATGCCCTAAACAGAATTTTAAAGTGGTTAACAGGAACAAATAATAGTACAGTTGGAAACTACGCACTTTTCTGATCAAATTACATATACAAATCTATACCTATACTAATTACAGACTCTCAAGAAATTACCATGTTAATCAGAAATTAGGAGCCGTTAATCTGGTGGGACCGAATTATTACGGTGTAGATTGATCCTTATAATCTTGAGGAAAAAAAACTTCTGATAGGGCCCATAATCCTTTCACGATTGTTGAAGAAAAAACCACGCACTCTTTTTTTTCTCATGATGAAGTCCAGGAAACTACAACCATCTCAATTCTATCTATTCATCTCTTCTACTCCCAGTTTAAAGGAAAGATAACAACATCCTCAAGACAATCTGGCTGCAGGAAATTCTACAACcgtagctctctctctctctcctcccgtAGAAAACAAATCCATCTACTTCCCCTCAAATAAATCAAGCAAGTTGTCTCATGGATGATGGATCACGTGTGTTCAAGGAGTTCATTGCATCAAAATTAATTTCTCTGCAGTGGTTGCTCTCTCTCCTCCCAAATAATAAAGCAAATCCATCTACTCCCCCTCAAACTAAAGCAAGAAATTTGGGGCATGAACCCCATATGTTGAAGGAGTTCACTGCATGAATATTATTTAACTCATCTTGATCAGGTTCGTTCTCTCACACAATTATTTCATGATTTGTTTTCTTTCCTGTTTACCCGTGAATCGACCCGATCTTTTCACTTGAATTCGGATTCAATTCGATTACTTCTACCAGGAGATTTGAACCGCTGATCAGTTTTTTTCTGTAACTCATGCCATAGCTATGGGTATTTGTTTTGTAGATGTGTCATACAATTGATCAAAGAAGGTGTAAGAGCGTGCTACGAGTTAAAAATCAGCATGGCCTGCAACCACAAGGAGGCCACCGTGCATGTTCCTCTCAAGCAGCAGCAGCTTGACTATGTCATCTGTGACATAATGAGGACGAGATGGACCCCTATCTGTACGTACGCCTTACTCCTCTCAGCACAATAGAATAAACTTTTGCATCACAGCCTTTCCTCTGGCGAGTTCCAATCGTGCCTCTTCAGTCTTAGCCGCCGCCGTTCTCCTCTTTCCTCAGCAGCGCCATCAGGGTCTACATCAAAGTGTTTACCCTACGGACTGTCCACATCACATATCTGGATCCATCCATCCATCAATGCCGTAAGATTTACTTTAGCCTTCTTTCTATATGCCATGGATTCATCATTGCTGCGCCGAATTATACATGTGTCAGCCCCAATGCAGACAGTTAGGTGCAGCCGCCTAGCTGACTTGAGCATATATTGTTGCCCTTGGCGATTACTCACAGCCGAGGATCAAGCTAGGCCTACTATTACTTGACGGCTGCACATCTTGCATAGGTACGTGCAAGACTAGATACAAGGATTAGTTGATAGCTGGTGCTTTAGTCAGCTCCAACACGCACATGCACATGAATACAAGCCGGCTGTGCAATCTAGAAGATCGATTAATTCCGCTGTAAAGAAGGAGCATCAGCAGGGAATGCGTAGGGCAACCAAGCGACTGTTTGCTATGTTGATTCTATAAATTCTCCCGCAATTTCTCTCCTTTTGGTTATTTTGTTTGTCCTAAATACCACATTAGATTTACTGTTATGTTCTATTCAATCAACAGAGATTTGGATAATAAATTTGCAACAATGTTAAAGTAAGATATTAATTCTTTATGGGAACTCTCTTTAGGTTATAAAGTATTTTATTTCAGCAGTTTAGCACTGACTTCGTCTAAATAAATAAACCATTTCAAACAAGTATTTTACTTTCCTATTTTTTTACATAAGTGCATCGCTGACGATAGCATGAATTGGTTTTCTTTTCTCATGCTGCATTGAGAAATTTGTAGTTTCAAACCACTCTAAGAATGTTCAGATGGCTCAACAACCCTGTGCCTTCTTGCCAACTAGCATCTACTGACTATTACTCTACTTGGTTTTCTTCGTCTGACCTTTTACTCGCTTTTTCATCACTTATGCAGATGAACTAGACGAGTCTGCGCCAATAACTTAAGATGCAAGAATACAACAAATTGGGACTGATTTACTAATAAGCATGTGATTAAAATGTTTTCAAGTTATTCCTTGATTTTGATAAAATATGTGAAATGTTTTCTGAAGTCTTATGATGATCAAATAGCTGCTTATAAATTATGTTTGTTTTGCATCTTGGAGATTGATGCCATGCAAACCATTTTATGGTTCTATACCATTTATATGATAAAAACATTGTTGTATTTTCCTACCTAATCATGTTAAGTAAAACAAAAGGGAACTAAGTTAAGTCTCTTGCATGAAATTGGAGAGTGCAAGAGTTCACATAAAAGTGAGATTATGGAACTATGGATGAGAATGCATTTTACTCTGACATTTTTAGCATCATATGTAAGTATGTGATGTGGTATACGCCCAAAGTTGGATAATTGTTTTTAATTCCATCTATGTCTTTTGTACTTCACCGAGTTAACCAATCTCAGACATTTTGCTATATGGTAAGCTAATGTTTAATTATTTCATTACTAATATTATATAGGTGAATTTCTGAAAATCAAATATTTTAATATGTAGAATTTTTTGCGAGGAAATACGTAGATATTTGTGTATtattaatactccctccattcccttatacaaggccacaaactcatATTACAGATACCAAGATAAAATTTAATGACTCATTTGCAAGTCAATTTTTCTTTTCGTTCACCGGGATCATTAATACACCACAAGCATGCAACGAATGAATGGGAAGGAAGTGGTTGTGTGTCATTATGACTACATGCATGTAAGTATTAAAAAGTTGCTAGTACGAGGAAACATCATTaaattttgcctcgattactgttggtggccttgtattgatgcaaaatgtatttttgatagtggccttgtataagggaatggagggagtaccttCACGTGTTCTGAAAATGTCTAGCCCGTGTGGATGCACGGGTGGACGACTAGTTATTTTAATCTGAGTCACGGTTGCAAAGTTATAGCATGATCATGTTTGACATAGTCTCTACAAATAATAAATCCAATGATCTAAACAGGTTGGAAATAGAGCGAACTGGGCCTACTGTAGCTGAACACGGAATACTAACCACCGCCTAGGCGCGCGAGGCAGTGGATACGAAAGTTGGGCGGAATCCCAGCATAAAAAGGGCACTTAATGTTGGACCGTTGTTTACTTAAAGAAAAGAACATGGGCTATTTGATAAAGTGTATGACAGACGTCGGACGGGTAGAAGCACTCCATACTTTACTAGTAgataggtatagatatagattcATCGTGCTATAGTTTCAAACTTCTCTTTACAATTGTTGCCACTTTTAAGAGTCAACAATC
This sequence is a window from Aegilops tauschii subsp. strangulata cultivar AL8/78 chromosome 7, Aet v6.0, whole genome shotgun sequence. Protein-coding genes within it:
- the LOC109767589 gene encoding basic endochitinase A-like, with amino-acid sequence MRTLAVVSVLATAAMAIACAHAAQCGSQAGRATCPNCLCCSRFGWCGSTLEYCGDGCQSQCSGCGTPDPSGGGVSSIISRSLFDRMLLHRNNGACQAKGFYTYDAFLAAAAAFPGFGTTSSTATRKREVAAFLAQTSHETTGGWATAPNGPYAWGYCFKQERAKSNYCTPSVIWPCAPGRRYYGRGPIQLSHNYNYGPAGRGIGADLLGNPGLVATDSTVSFKTAIWFWMTAQPPKPSSHAVITGHWNPSAADRVAGRVPGFDVITNIVNGGKECGHGYDKRVSDRIGFYKRYCHILGVTHGDSLDCYNQEHFPINFS